CTGAGCGCTTCGTCCTGATCGTCGACGTACACGCCCACCACATTGATACCTTGATTCATATGACCTCCTTGGTTGATGGAGGGACTGTAGCGTTGCCCGCGCGGCGGCGCTTCTCCAAAACTGCGATGTTGAGATCCGGGCGTTGCGCCGCTTTCAACACGCACGCCGGCACACGATCGAGCGGGTCGGCGCAAGCTCGTGCTTCGCGCCGTCGCTCGCTGGGGCTGCGGCCAGTGATGTCGCGAAAAATGCGCCCGAAGGTTCCCACGCTCTCCCAGCCGGTGGCGAAGGCGATATCGGTGATGCTGAGATCGGTGTCGCGCAACAACGTGTTGGCCTGCTCGATGCGCCGGGACAGCAGATAGCGATGCGGGGGAATCCCGAATGCGCGCTTGAACGAGC
This window of the Pandoraea fibrosis genome carries:
- a CDS encoding helix-turn-helix domain-containing protein; the protein is MASRERRSHSSLDSSTAPPATTAATPLLDPALLRRLLRAKDHMDAASHEAWPVARLAAISGTSEAHFARSFKRAFGIPPHRYLLSRRIEQANTLLRDTDLSITDIAFATGWESVGTFGRIFRDITGRSPSERRREARACADPLDRVPACVLKAAQRPDLNIAVLEKRRRAGNATVPPSTKEVI